GTATCATTCATGTCCTTGAGCGAAACCCCTTTCGGGGTAGCAAAAATTCAGCACCGCAAGGGGCTGAAACGCCTGTGCGACTTCGCACTTGCTTTGATCACTTTACCTATCACCCTGCCGATGATGCTGATGATCGCCGTTGCGATCCGAGTCGGATCCGGCGGCCCTGCCCTGATGCGGCTGAGCTGTCTCGGCCTGAACGGGCGCGTCTTCCGGCAATACCGCTTTCGCGTGATCCGGGGCGACCTTTCGGCGGCGGATCTGTTGCACGCCAATGCAGCTGATGCGGGACATCTGACTCCGCTTGGCGCGGTTCTGCTGTCAACCGGGCTCAATCTTCTGCCACAGGTGCTGAATGTTCTGTGGGGGGACATGTCCTTTATCGGTCCGCGTGCGGTTGCGGTCGCGGCTACGGACCGGCGGGAGAAACCCGATAACCGGCTGTTAGCGGTACGTCCCGGGATTGTCACTCCGGATGCATTTCATCCCGCA
This DNA window, taken from Rhodobacter sp. 24-YEA-8, encodes the following:
- a CDS encoding sugar transferase codes for the protein MSLSETPFGVAKIQHRKGLKRLCDFALALITLPITLPMMLMIAVAIRVGSGGPALMRLSCLGLNGRVFRQYRFRVIRGDLSAADLLHANAADAGHLTPLGAVLLSTGLNLLPQVLNVLWGDMSFIGPRAVAVAATDRREKPDNRLLAVRPGIVTPDAFHPAGQSLSESERMALSLAYVRCAGACTDGRLVLQSAARIFRRRS